The following proteins are co-located in the Vicinamibacterales bacterium genome:
- a CDS encoding AAA family ATPase, with protein MITEDQRAVLDCLSRPDTYGPGCGRVDRIDTHSAVVFLAGDRAYKLKRAVRYDYLDFSTVERRKRFVEAEFALNRRTAPALYRRVVPLTRGEDGVLTLDGQGTPVEWLLEMTRFDGEALCDRLAERQALPLSAMPRLAHAVADMHAGADVRPEFGGAAGMRWVVDGNAQAFEAAGDGVFPVDGRRRLAAAVERALRSTAGALDARRERGLVRQCHGDLHLRNLVMLDGVPTPFDAVEFNDDIACTDVFYDLAFLLMDLWRRGLPRHANLLLNEYVRLTGDVDGLAALPLFLSCRAAVRAKTSATAAAVVGGASAGALRDTAREYLAMAVEFLAPPPPVLVAIGGLSGAGKSVTAAALAPTLGPAPGALHLRSDVERKALLGVDPLATLGEDAYSADMSGRVYERLLGLARGGLAAGHGVICDAVYADAARRTALSRVADEAGVPLVGLWLDAPPEVLVARVAARRDDASDATPEVVRRQVAAGVAPGDWTRVDASGDAGTTLDRVTAALDRRRVPHR; from the coding sequence GTGATCACCGAGGACCAGCGCGCGGTGCTCGACTGTCTGTCCCGGCCGGACACCTACGGGCCGGGCTGTGGCCGCGTGGACCGGATCGACACCCACAGCGCGGTGGTGTTTCTCGCGGGCGACAGGGCCTACAAGCTGAAGCGGGCCGTACGCTACGACTACCTCGACTTCTCCACGGTCGAGCGTCGGAAACGCTTCGTCGAGGCCGAGTTCGCCCTGAACCGGCGGACGGCGCCGGCGCTGTACCGCCGAGTGGTGCCCCTCACGAGAGGCGAAGACGGCGTGTTGACGCTCGACGGCCAGGGGACACCCGTCGAGTGGCTCCTCGAGATGACCCGCTTCGACGGCGAGGCGCTGTGCGATCGGCTGGCCGAGCGCCAGGCCCTGCCCCTGTCGGCCATGCCCCGGCTGGCCCATGCCGTGGCGGACATGCACGCGGGCGCGGACGTCCGGCCCGAGTTCGGCGGCGCGGCCGGCATGCGGTGGGTCGTGGATGGCAACGCGCAGGCCTTCGAGGCGGCCGGCGACGGCGTCTTCCCCGTGGACGGGCGCCGGCGGCTGGCGGCCGCCGTGGAACGGGCGCTGCGGAGCACGGCCGGCGCGCTCGACGCCCGCCGGGAGCGCGGTCTCGTGCGGCAGTGCCACGGAGATCTCCACCTGCGCAACCTCGTGATGCTCGACGGCGTGCCCACGCCCTTCGACGCGGTGGAATTCAACGACGACATCGCGTGCACCGACGTCTTCTACGATCTCGCCTTCCTGCTGATGGACCTGTGGCGGCGCGGCCTGCCCCGCCACGCCAACCTCCTGCTGAACGAGTACGTGCGCCTCACGGGCGACGTGGACGGCCTGGCGGCGCTGCCGCTGTTCCTCTCGTGCCGCGCGGCCGTCCGGGCGAAGACGAGCGCCACGGCGGCGGCCGTGGTCGGCGGTGCGTCGGCCGGCGCGTTGCGCGACACGGCGCGCGAGTACCTGGCCATGGCCGTCGAGTTCCTCGCGCCCCCGCCGCCGGTCCTCGTGGCGATCGGGGGGCTGTCCGGCGCCGGGAAGTCCGTGACGGCCGCGGCGCTGGCGCCGACGCTCGGCCCCGCGCCCGGCGCGCTGCACCTGCGGAGCGACGTCGAGCGGAAGGCGCTCCTCGGCGTGGACCCGCTGGCGACGCTCGGCGAGGACGCGTACTCCGCCGACATGTCCGGGCGCGTCTACGAGCGGCTGCTCGGCCTGGCGCGCGGCGGGCTCGCGGCCGGGCACGGCGTGATCTGCGACGCCGTCTACGCCGACGCCGCCCGCAGGACGGCGCTCTCGCGCGTGGCCGACGAGGCCGGCGTGCCGCTGGTGGGACTGTGGCTCGACGCGCCGCCCGAGGTGCTCGTCGCCAGGGTGGCCGCACGGCGCGACGACGCC